From Nitrospiria bacterium, a single genomic window includes:
- a CDS encoding LEA type 2 family protein translates to MTLPPYRIFFIVLLTSSLFLSGCFSWMITRPTVALQEVHVTGLSLTGATLTFLVALENPNGFGLTVTAFTYSVSLNARPVAQGELTEPISIPSRGVASIPLPLKTTFQDLERGLKSLIGSDTADYRIEGSLAVRSFLGRLEFPYSRTGTIDLKRQHSTRSPSGGAS, encoded by the coding sequence ATGACCCTTCCACCGTATCGAATATTTTTTATCGTCCTGTTGACGTCGAGCCTCTTCCTGTCCGGCTGTTTCAGTTGGATGATCACCCGACCGACCGTAGCGCTCCAAGAGGTTCATGTCACCGGCCTGAGCCTGACCGGCGCAACCCTGACCTTTTTGGTCGCTCTGGAAAATCCGAACGGTTTCGGCCTCACGGTGACGGCCTTCACCTACTCGGTTTCTCTGAATGCCCGCCCGGTCGCGCAAGGGGAATTGACCGAACCCATTTCGATACCGAGCCGAGGTGTCGCCTCCATTCCGCTCCCGCTGAAGACCACCTTTCAAGACCTGGAAAGAGGCCTCAAATCACTGATCGGCTCCGATACGGCGGATTACCGCATCGAGGGATCGCTCGCGGTGCGCTCCTTCCTGGGCCGCCTGGAATTTCCTTACAGCCGCACCGGAACGATCGACCTCAAGCGCCAACATTCAACCCGCTCACCGTCCGGCGGGGCTTCGTAA